The Sorangiineae bacterium MSr11367 genome window below encodes:
- a CDS encoding HTTM domain-containing protein, whose translation MKERLGVVDRAADIASLAAFRIVFGLSMAFSVGRFFAHGWIPEYYFVPKHFFHYYGFEWVRPWPGFLMYAHYAIMGMAALAVAVGVAYRASAIVFFLFFTYAHLIDKTNYLNHYYLVSCLALLMIFLPLDRAASVRTWRRPDDSWDRVPAWMLSLVRFQVGVVYVFGGIAKLKSDWLVHAEPLTIWLGANQEFPIIGPWFRYKEFALGFSWAGAAFDLTVVPFLLWRRSRPFAYTAAVAFHVITARLFQLGMFPWIMMGSALIFFDASWPRRALERLGILRPSAGEPATLPVLPPWGRALTGIYVAWHVLVPLRHWLYPGNVLWTEQGYRFAWNVMLMEKNGAVDVTVVDPASGRKWTVYPTDYLTRYQSKMMSTQPDMILEFSHVVADDFARRGHPGVEVHVEALVAMNGRPARPLVDTRVDLAKEKEGFGAKRWILPFDETPPEM comes from the coding sequence GTGAAAGAGCGGCTCGGGGTAGTCGACCGGGCCGCCGATATCGCATCGCTGGCGGCGTTTCGCATCGTGTTCGGCCTTTCCATGGCCTTCTCGGTGGGGCGCTTCTTCGCGCACGGATGGATACCCGAGTACTATTTCGTGCCAAAGCACTTTTTTCATTATTACGGCTTCGAGTGGGTGCGCCCTTGGCCCGGGTTTCTCATGTATGCGCACTACGCCATCATGGGCATGGCCGCGCTCGCGGTTGCGGTGGGCGTGGCGTACCGGGCGAGCGCCATCGTCTTTTTTCTATTTTTTACGTATGCGCACCTCATCGACAAGACGAACTATCTAAATCATTACTATTTGGTGAGCTGCCTGGCGCTGCTCATGATCTTTTTGCCGCTGGATCGAGCCGCATCGGTGCGGACGTGGAGGCGCCCTGATGACTCGTGGGATCGCGTGCCCGCGTGGATGCTCTCATTGGTACGCTTTCAAGTCGGCGTAGTCTACGTGTTCGGCGGCATTGCCAAATTGAAAAGCGATTGGCTGGTCCATGCCGAGCCGCTGACCATCTGGCTCGGGGCCAATCAGGAATTCCCCATCATCGGACCATGGTTTCGCTACAAGGAATTCGCGCTGGGCTTCAGTTGGGCCGGGGCGGCGTTCGATCTGACCGTGGTTCCTTTCCTACTATGGAGGAGGAGCCGGCCCTTTGCGTATACCGCGGCCGTCGCGTTCCACGTGATCACGGCGCGCTTATTTCAATTGGGGATGTTCCCCTGGATCATGATGGGTTCCGCGTTGATCTTCTTCGACGCGAGCTGGCCCCGACGCGCCTTGGAGCGCCTGGGTATCTTGCGCCCATCCGCCGGCGAGCCGGCGACCTTGCCGGTGCTTCCGCCCTGGGGACGTGCGCTCACGGGTATTTATGTTGCGTGGCACGTGCTGGTGCCGCTTCGCCATTGGCTCTACCCGGGCAACGTTCTCTGGACGGAGCAAGGCTACCGCTTCGCGTGGAACGTCATGCTCATGGAAAAGAATGGTGCCGTCGATGTCACGGTGGTGGATCCCGCGAGTGGGCGCAAGTGGACGGTCTATCCCACCGATTACCTAACTCGATATCAGAGCAAGATGATGTCCACGCAGCCCGATATGATCCTCGAGTTCTCACATGTCGTCGCAGACGACTTCGCGCGCCGCGGCCATCCGGGGGTCGAGGTCCATGTCGAGGCTCTCGTCGCCATGAATGGGCGCCCTGCGCGACCTCTCGTGGACACGCGCGTCGACTTGGCAAAAGAGAAAGAGGGCTTTGGCGCAAAGCGATGGATTCTACCGTTCGACGAGACACCGCCCGAAATGTAA
- a CDS encoding S53 family peptidase, whose product MSLYSKKTAVSFISVTALAALVPLACIPLACSSGSRDDVSSHVSDPDQEALSQIQQEPSRSVCDRTNLKPGFAACHAKVRTEPSGNVKAFATPSGFGPSDLQAAYKVPSGGGEGKIIAIVDAQDDPKAEADLGVYRSQFGLSSCTTANGCFKKVNQNGQTSPLPAADDGWSGEIALDLDMASAICPECKIILVEANSASLDDLGKAVNTAVSLGATVVSNSYGGAEDSTESQADTDYFVHPGVGIFASTGDDGYGTSYPAASAGVISVGGTSLTKSSSTRGWAESVWNGAGSGCSKYISKPSWQNDTGCSKKAMGDVSAVADPNTGVAVYVTQGASGWAVYGGTSASSPIVASIYAKTGHGGDNGSYAWTHTANFYDVTSGSNGSCSPSYLCKGTAGYDGPTGWGTPNATALAGGGGGTDAGTGTDSGTGTDSGSGGTCAHNVCSTGAKLTKSCSACATAVCNNDSYCCNTSWDSYCVSEVADYCDQTCN is encoded by the coding sequence ATGTCTCTTTATTCGAAAAAGACCGCCGTCTCGTTCATTTCGGTTACCGCACTTGCGGCGCTCGTACCGCTAGCGTGCATTCCGCTCGCGTGCTCCAGTGGGTCACGCGATGACGTTTCCAGCCATGTGAGCGACCCTGACCAAGAAGCTTTGAGTCAAATTCAACAAGAGCCAAGTAGGAGTGTTTGTGATCGGACGAACCTCAAACCGGGATTTGCCGCGTGCCATGCCAAGGTGCGCACGGAGCCGAGCGGCAACGTCAAGGCGTTCGCCACGCCCAGCGGGTTCGGGCCGTCCGATCTGCAGGCCGCGTACAAAGTGCCTTCCGGCGGCGGCGAGGGGAAGATCATCGCCATCGTCGATGCGCAAGACGACCCGAAGGCCGAGGCGGACCTCGGCGTGTACCGTTCGCAATTCGGCCTTTCCTCGTGCACCACGGCGAATGGCTGCTTCAAAAAGGTGAATCAGAATGGCCAAACGTCGCCGCTTCCCGCGGCCGACGACGGGTGGTCCGGTGAAATCGCGCTCGACCTGGATATGGCCAGCGCCATTTGCCCGGAGTGCAAGATCATCCTGGTCGAGGCCAATTCGGCGTCGCTGGACGATCTTGGCAAGGCCGTGAACACCGCCGTTTCCCTGGGCGCGACCGTCGTGTCCAACAGCTATGGCGGCGCCGAAGACTCGACCGAATCGCAGGCCGATACGGATTACTTCGTTCATCCCGGCGTCGGTATCTTCGCCAGCACGGGCGACGACGGTTATGGGACGTCGTACCCGGCCGCGTCCGCGGGCGTGATCAGCGTCGGAGGCACCAGTCTGACGAAATCCTCCAGCACGCGCGGGTGGGCCGAGTCGGTGTGGAACGGGGCCGGCTCCGGCTGCAGCAAATACATCTCCAAGCCGTCATGGCAGAACGACACCGGTTGCTCGAAGAAGGCCATGGGCGACGTCTCGGCGGTCGCCGATCCGAACACCGGTGTGGCCGTTTACGTCACGCAGGGCGCCTCGGGGTGGGCGGTCTACGGAGGCACCAGCGCAAGCTCACCCATCGTGGCATCGATTTACGCGAAGACCGGCCACGGCGGCGACAATGGCTCGTACGCATGGACGCACACCGCGAATTTCTACGATGTGACCAGCGGCAGCAACGGCAGCTGCTCGCCCAGCTACCTTTGCAAAGGCACCGCCGGCTATGACGGGCCGACGGGGTGGGGGACCCCGAACGCCACGGCGCTCGCCGGCGGCGGCGGTGGCACCGACGCAGGCACGGGCACCGATTCGGGAACGGGGACCGATTCGGGCTCGGGCGGTACGTGCGCACACAACGTTTGCTCCACGGGGGCAAAGCTCACCAAGTCGTGCAGCGCGTGCGCTACCGCGGTGTGCAACAATGATTCGTATTGCTGCAACACGAGCTGGGATAGCTATTGCGTGAGCGAGGTCGCGGATTATTGCGACCAGACCTGCAATTGA
- a CDS encoding iron-regulated protein: MKIRLTSIGLAVALTLGTAIAACSSDDSPGAPPAGNDAGDSGKGDGGTGAVTAADVVKNYATIVHENYEDSIAQAKKLQTAVDAFLAAPSQATLDDARKAWTQARPSYGQSEAFRFYGGPIDADNTGPEGAINGWPLDEAYIDYVLKDPAHPEQGELKGGIINTNTGEAITKESIAAKNEQGGEKNLSTGWHAIEFLLWGQDLSTTGPGNRPYTDYVTGTGGTHDNQQRRRDYLKAAVDLLVDDLESVEVQWHTDTADTYASKFIAGDTNAALTSIIKGLGSLSGAELSKERMNNAYETKDQEEEHSCFSDTTLQDLTANAKGIENVYLGRYGNIDGAGLDDLVKAKDAALDAKVKQQLAASLDAIAAIPAPFDQAITNDAARPKVKAAIDSLGELTKSIVKVATTLGLTINIE, encoded by the coding sequence ATGAAGATCCGTCTTACCTCGATTGGACTTGCCGTAGCCCTCACCTTAGGCACCGCCATCGCGGCGTGCAGCAGCGACGACAGCCCCGGGGCCCCGCCGGCCGGCAACGACGCGGGCGACAGCGGCAAGGGCGATGGAGGCACGGGCGCGGTCACCGCCGCGGACGTGGTGAAGAACTACGCCACGATCGTCCACGAGAACTACGAGGACTCGATCGCGCAGGCGAAGAAGCTGCAGACCGCCGTGGACGCGTTCCTCGCGGCACCGTCGCAGGCGACGCTCGATGACGCACGCAAGGCCTGGACGCAGGCACGCCCCTCGTATGGACAAAGCGAAGCTTTCCGCTTCTACGGCGGCCCCATCGATGCGGACAACACGGGTCCTGAAGGTGCGATCAACGGCTGGCCGCTCGACGAGGCCTACATCGATTACGTGTTGAAAGACCCCGCGCACCCCGAGCAGGGCGAACTCAAAGGGGGCATCATCAACACGAACACGGGCGAAGCGATCACGAAAGAATCGATTGCTGCGAAGAACGAGCAAGGCGGGGAGAAGAACCTCTCCACCGGGTGGCACGCGATCGAGTTCCTCCTCTGGGGACAGGATCTGAGCACCACGGGCCCCGGCAACCGCCCATACACGGACTACGTTACGGGCACCGGCGGAACGCACGACAACCAGCAGCGTCGCCGCGATTACCTCAAGGCCGCCGTCGATCTTCTCGTCGATGACCTCGAGAGCGTCGAGGTGCAGTGGCACACCGATACGGCGGACACGTACGCGTCGAAGTTCATTGCGGGCGATACCAACGCCGCGCTCACGAGCATCATCAAGGGTCTCGGAAGCCTGAGCGGCGCCGAGCTCTCGAAAGAGCGCATGAACAATGCCTACGAGACCAAGGATCAAGAGGAAGAGCACTCCTGCTTCAGCGACACCACGCTTCAGGATTTGACGGCCAATGCCAAGGGCATTGAAAATGTGTACCTCGGCCGATACGGAAACATCGATGGCGCGGGCCTCGACGATCTGGTGAAGGCCAAGGATGCCGCGCTGGATGCGAAGGTGAAGCAGCAGCTGGCCGCGTCGCTTGACGCGATCGCCGCCATACCGGCACCGTTCGACCAGGCCATCACGAACGATGCGGCGCGTCCGAAGGTCAAGGCCGCCATCGATTCGCTCGGGGAGTTGACCAAGTCGATCGTGAAGGTTGCCACGACGTTGGGGCTCACGATCAACATCGAGTAG
- a CDS encoding ABC transporter permease produces MDFVPILATAIATSTPLVFASVGETFSERAGVINLSAEGTIMLSAMTGFAAARATDSLLVGFAAAALTGVAVALIVAFGSITLQKSQIAIGFVLALLGADLSSVLGNPFVRVPGPTVPELSIPVLRDIPVLGPLLFRGDALVYASYLLVIGSTIYFYGTRAGLLLRATGEKPTSAYVRGANVSRIRYAYTLLGGALMGIAGAAFSLDFKAGWSHRHTAGYGWIALAIVIFGGWHPAKVAAGAYLFGILQSVATVAQSAIPQVPTQVFGVAPFALMIGVLVVTSRRRAGGTAE; encoded by the coding sequence ATGGACTTCGTTCCCATTCTGGCCACCGCCATTGCCACGTCGACGCCGCTGGTCTTCGCGTCGGTCGGTGAGACGTTTTCGGAGCGCGCCGGCGTGATCAATCTGTCGGCCGAGGGCACGATCATGCTCTCCGCGATGACCGGATTCGCCGCGGCGCGCGCGACGGACAGCCTTCTCGTGGGCTTCGCCGCGGCAGCCCTGACCGGGGTGGCCGTGGCCCTCATCGTGGCCTTCGGGAGCATCACTCTGCAAAAATCGCAAATCGCGATTGGGTTCGTGCTGGCCCTGCTCGGGGCGGATCTGTCGTCCGTGCTGGGCAATCCGTTCGTGCGCGTGCCGGGGCCCACCGTGCCCGAGCTCTCCATTCCGGTGCTGCGCGACATTCCGGTGCTTGGCCCACTCTTGTTCCGGGGCGACGCGCTGGTTTACGCGAGCTACCTGCTGGTCATCGGCTCGACGATCTACTTCTATGGAACGCGTGCCGGCCTGCTTCTGCGCGCCACCGGCGAAAAGCCCACCTCCGCCTATGTCCGAGGCGCGAACGTGTCGCGTATCCGCTACGCCTACACGCTTCTGGGTGGCGCGCTGATGGGCATTGCCGGCGCCGCCTTCTCTCTGGACTTCAAGGCCGGCTGGAGCCACCGCCACACCGCGGGTTACGGCTGGATTGCGCTGGCCATCGTCATCTTCGGCGGCTGGCACCCCGCCAAAGTTGCCGCCGGCGCATACCTTTTCGGCATCTTGCAATCGGTGGCGACGGTCGCGCAGAGCGCCATTCCGCAGGTGCCGACCCAGGTTTTCGGCGTGGCACCCTTTGCGCTCATGATCGGCGTTCTCGTGGTGACCTCTCGCCGCCGCGCCGGGGGAACTGCGGAATAA
- a CDS encoding ABC transporter permease yields MKSWLLRVGAVGLSLAFVALICVVMGASPVDVAVSFWDGAFGTMDQTARVLSTLSPLLLCASGLLFTFRAGLYNLGVEGQLVAGAIAATGVAHFFPSGSPGWLVIGLALVGGMVAGALWGVLTGALHVFGRVNEIFAGLGMNFMAQGAAIYLIFGPWKRPGVASMAGTEPMDRSLWMETVGSTDASPTALILALLAALFTAVVIQRTYFGLRTRAVGQNLRAARVLGVPAVQQLLIVFAACGLFAGLAGALQVMAVFHRLIPNISSNLGYLALLVVMLASFDMRFVLPIAIFFSVLNVGSLRLPLTLGLESSLSGVLQGALALVVLLLPRQERSPKRDLGRAPAEQGRGA; encoded by the coding sequence GTGAAATCCTGGCTCCTTCGCGTGGGGGCCGTGGGCCTGTCGCTCGCGTTCGTCGCGTTGATCTGCGTCGTCATGGGCGCCTCGCCCGTCGACGTCGCGGTGTCGTTCTGGGATGGCGCCTTCGGGACCATGGATCAAACGGCGCGCGTGTTGAGCACACTCTCGCCGCTGCTTCTGTGTGCATCGGGGCTTCTCTTCACCTTTCGCGCGGGCCTCTACAACCTGGGCGTCGAAGGGCAGCTCGTGGCCGGCGCCATCGCAGCGACCGGCGTTGCGCACTTTTTCCCATCGGGCTCGCCTGGATGGCTGGTCATCGGGCTCGCGCTCGTGGGCGGCATGGTGGCCGGGGCGCTCTGGGGCGTGCTCACTGGTGCGCTGCACGTGTTCGGGCGGGTGAACGAGATCTTCGCCGGCCTGGGAATGAACTTCATGGCCCAGGGCGCAGCGATTTACCTGATTTTCGGCCCGTGGAAGCGCCCGGGCGTGGCCTCGATGGCGGGCACGGAGCCGATGGATCGCTCGCTCTGGATGGAGACCGTGGGTAGCACCGACGCGAGCCCCACGGCCCTGATCCTCGCGTTGCTGGCCGCGCTCTTCACGGCGGTGGTCATCCAGCGCACGTACTTCGGTTTGCGCACGCGCGCCGTTGGGCAGAACTTGCGCGCCGCACGCGTGCTCGGTGTGCCGGCCGTGCAGCAGTTGCTCATCGTGTTTGCCGCGTGCGGGCTCTTTGCGGGGCTCGCGGGCGCCTTGCAGGTGATGGCCGTCTTCCACCGGTTGATTCCCAACATCTCGAGCAACTTGGGGTACCTGGCGCTTCTGGTGGTCATGCTCGCCAGCTTCGACATGCGGTTCGTTCTGCCGATTGCCATCTTCTTCAGCGTGCTCAATGTGGGGAGCCTTCGTTTGCCGCTCACCTTGGGCCTCGAATCGTCCCTCTCCGGTGTGCTTCAGGGCGCGCTGGCGCTCGTGGTGCTGCTTCTTCCTAGGCAGGAACGGTCCCCAAAGCGGGACCTGGGGCGCGCACCGGCCGAGCAGGGGCGGGGAGCGTAG
- a CDS encoding TonB-dependent receptor: MAIEKRIAGVGLAAVHLVWAGPLLAQAAPPTEEVRVHGDAADNLERASGSGSRVSETDMRRAQPQSAGEMLRRVPGLVIRQEDPMGLRLNLGVRGLSPTRGRLVLVEEDGVPVVVSPYGEPELYYSTPVERIQNIDVIKGHDVLLYGPQTVGGVVQFHTWAPPTREEWNVEGTYGERNFGKALARYGNTAAGGDVRYVVQAFRKQGDGFRNMPFEQTDVMGKVAFATGRDGEATLKLVAYDELSHTTYVGLTEPLYRADPRQDTVAPDDTFGIRRYEASLRHEQRLGEHTKLNTLLFAYTMNMGLRQQDFDRTKVQGTEYVRILGPQGIDGAGLYFKKTSQIRERNYNVVGVEPRVEHHFHTGPIAHKLVLGGRMMFDSARRRAFAAGSPTADTGDLLTDDTTSILGLAAYGEDRIAFRNDLLVTPGVRVEHAISKRYSKRIYEGGVVSDVDLEGSSTSTGVMPGIGMIYGKPSFNLFGGLHSGYSPPRISQSITPTGQDVGLSAERSINWELGARVRPLRWARLEASGFLTNFDNQLISNNTLSGSAAEFKNGGKTRHLGTELTAIAQIGRGLKLPVDVDIAAQYTWSRSTFVGGLYDGNFVPYAPQHLLTATLDVEHKSGFGGQATFGYVGSQFADETNTVEAEISGRAGEIPSYRTLDLGARYRHEPTGLSALLTIKNVLDDVYLSGRLPNGIFTNGFRQVFVTLKWSGPGS; the protein is encoded by the coding sequence ATGGCGATTGAGAAACGCATCGCCGGCGTTGGCCTCGCCGCGGTGCATCTCGTCTGGGCGGGTCCCTTGCTCGCGCAAGCGGCCCCGCCCACCGAGGAAGTACGCGTGCACGGCGACGCGGCGGACAATTTGGAGCGCGCCTCCGGCTCGGGATCGCGCGTCTCGGAAACGGATATGCGGCGCGCGCAGCCTCAGAGCGCCGGTGAGATGTTGCGCCGCGTGCCCGGCCTGGTGATCCGCCAGGAAGATCCGATGGGGCTGCGCCTCAATTTGGGTGTGCGCGGGTTGAGCCCGACGCGCGGGCGCCTGGTGTTGGTCGAGGAAGACGGCGTGCCGGTGGTGGTGAGCCCCTACGGCGAGCCCGAGCTCTATTACTCGACGCCGGTGGAACGGATTCAGAACATCGATGTCATCAAGGGACACGATGTTCTGCTCTACGGCCCGCAGACCGTGGGCGGCGTAGTGCAGTTTCACACGTGGGCGCCGCCGACCCGCGAAGAGTGGAACGTCGAGGGAACGTACGGCGAGCGCAATTTCGGCAAGGCGCTCGCGCGCTACGGGAACACCGCCGCGGGCGGCGACGTGCGCTACGTGGTGCAGGCGTTCCGCAAGCAGGGCGACGGCTTCCGCAACATGCCATTCGAGCAGACGGACGTCATGGGCAAGGTGGCCTTCGCCACCGGCCGCGATGGCGAGGCCACCTTGAAGCTGGTGGCCTACGACGAGCTTTCGCACACGACTTACGTGGGCCTGACGGAGCCGCTCTACCGCGCCGACCCGCGGCAGGACACCGTGGCACCGGACGACACCTTCGGGATCCGGCGCTACGAGGCTTCGCTGCGGCACGAGCAACGCCTCGGCGAGCACACGAAGCTGAACACGCTGCTCTTCGCGTACACGATGAACATGGGCCTGCGGCAGCAGGACTTCGATCGCACCAAGGTGCAAGGCACGGAGTACGTGCGCATTCTCGGGCCACAGGGCATCGACGGCGCGGGCCTGTACTTCAAAAAGACGTCGCAGATCCGCGAACGCAATTACAACGTGGTCGGCGTCGAACCGCGCGTGGAACACCATTTTCACACCGGCCCCATCGCGCACAAGCTCGTCCTGGGCGGGCGTATGATGTTCGACTCCGCGCGCCGCCGCGCCTTTGCCGCAGGCTCACCCACGGCGGACACCGGCGATCTGCTCACCGACGACACGACGAGCATCCTCGGCCTCGCGGCCTACGGCGAAGACCGCATCGCCTTTCGAAACGACCTGTTGGTCACACCGGGCGTTCGCGTCGAACATGCGATCAGCAAACGCTATTCGAAGCGCATTTACGAGGGTGGCGTGGTCAGCGACGTCGACCTCGAGGGCAGCTCCACGTCCACGGGCGTGATGCCGGGCATCGGGATGATCTACGGCAAGCCGTCGTTCAACCTTTTCGGCGGGCTGCATAGTGGCTATTCGCCGCCACGCATCAGTCAATCGATTACGCCGACGGGGCAGGACGTGGGCCTGTCCGCGGAGCGAAGCATCAATTGGGAGCTGGGAGCGCGCGTGCGGCCGCTGCGCTGGGCGCGGCTCGAAGCGTCGGGATTCCTCACCAACTTCGACAACCAGCTCATTTCGAACAATACGCTGAGCGGAAGCGCCGCCGAGTTCAAAAACGGCGGAAAGACGCGGCACCTCGGCACCGAGCTTACGGCGATTGCCCAGATCGGCCGCGGGCTGAAGCTGCCCGTGGACGTGGACATCGCTGCACAATACACGTGGTCGCGCTCGACCTTCGTCGGCGGCCTGTACGACGGCAACTTCGTTCCCTATGCGCCGCAGCACCTTTTGACGGCGACGTTGGACGTGGAGCACAAAAGCGGTTTCGGCGGACAAGCCACGTTCGGCTACGTCGGCTCGCAATTCGCCGACGAGACGAACACCGTGGAGGCCGAGATCTCCGGACGCGCCGGCGAGATCCCCTCGTACCGCACCCTGGACTTGGGCGCGCGCTACCGGCATGAGCCCACCGGTTTGTCGGCGCTGCTCACCATCAAGAACGTGCTCGACGACGTGTACCTCTCGGGGCGCCTTCCCAACGGCATCTTCACCAATGGCTTTCGCCAGGTGTTCGTGACGTTGAAATGGTCGGGGCCGGGCTCGTGA
- a CDS encoding imelysin family protein has protein sequence MHRRSYLALLFILSACGSSGSGNNSNPPPSDTKPVLADVTTDVILPTYRTLDTDAGNLRDAAEALRTAPSADALAKTQTAWRAARKAWRKSDAFRFGPVEAKEITAAVDYWPARPATIDSIINGADAITPESFDKLGANVKGFMALEYLLFDNAGAGDAGILAKLTTEAGAERRRLYVATAAGNLKAKTAELYKSWDPAGENFAAELSNAGSSSASYPSAKSAIDQLVNKAVVAGDTVAGNKIAKPFGKRSGGVVQPDQEETPRSDNSLADMLATLEGVQAVYDGTNGKGITTLVKAKNAALDDRMHAALTDAQAKVQAVPAPFRTSLTGQAAAVDASYEAVRGMKNLMGTEVAGALGTALQFNDNDGD, from the coding sequence ATGCATAGACGGTCTTACCTCGCCCTTCTCTTCATCCTTTCCGCGTGCGGCAGCAGCGGCAGCGGCAACAACTCGAACCCGCCGCCCTCGGACACGAAGCCTGTTCTCGCGGATGTGACCACCGACGTCATCCTGCCGACGTACCGCACGCTCGACACCGACGCGGGCAACCTGCGCGACGCCGCCGAGGCCCTGCGCACAGCGCCCAGCGCAGATGCGTTGGCGAAGACGCAGACGGCGTGGCGGGCGGCGCGCAAGGCCTGGCGCAAGTCGGACGCGTTCCGCTTTGGGCCCGTGGAGGCCAAGGAAATTACGGCGGCCGTCGACTACTGGCCGGCGAGGCCGGCGACCATCGACTCGATCATCAACGGCGCAGACGCCATCACGCCCGAATCGTTCGACAAGCTGGGCGCGAACGTGAAGGGCTTCATGGCGCTCGAATACCTGCTCTTCGACAATGCAGGGGCTGGCGACGCGGGCATCCTCGCCAAGCTGACCACCGAGGCCGGTGCGGAACGGCGACGTCTGTACGTTGCGACGGCCGCGGGCAACTTGAAGGCGAAAACAGCGGAGCTCTACAAGTCCTGGGATCCCGCCGGGGAAAACTTTGCGGCGGAGCTCTCCAATGCGGGCTCCAGCAGCGCGTCGTATCCGTCGGCCAAATCGGCGATCGATCAATTGGTCAACAAAGCGGTGGTCGCCGGCGACACCGTTGCAGGCAACAAGATTGCGAAGCCGTTCGGCAAGCGAAGTGGCGGCGTCGTTCAGCCCGATCAAGAAGAGACGCCGCGCAGCGACAACTCGCTGGCCGACATGCTGGCCACCCTCGAAGGGGTGCAGGCCGTCTACGACGGGACCAACGGCAAAGGCATCACGACCCTCGTGAAGGCCAAAAATGCGGCCCTCGATGATCGGATGCATGCGGCGCTGACCGATGCGCAGGCCAAAGTGCAGGCCGTTCCGGCGCCGTTCCGCACCTCGCTCACCGGGCAAGCGGCCGCGGTCGACGCGTCGTACGAGGCCGTGCGCGGGATGAAGAACTTGATGGGCACCGAGGTGGCCGGCGCGCTCGGGACTGCGCTGCAGTTCAACGACAACGATGGCGATTGA
- a CDS encoding thiol oxidoreductase: protein MAEMMRFLDRRRPLVGLGVLSAISLVWACSSSSGGDPPPTVDAGTDAGIEPGAELLGGETTIVDSTSNAFTFAARNLDDDARGAFALGDHFFNRNWVTAPASASGNDGLGPTFNATSCSACHFKDGPGRPPTSNDEKFLGLLIRLSIPGQDAHGGPLDEPNYGGQFNHQAILNVPSEGTSSVSYVEVPGTYADGEAYSLRRPEYKLEGAFGPFASSMMTSPRVAPAMIGLGLLQAISEETLSALADENDRDGDGISGRPNHVWNIRAQKATVGRFGWKANQPTIEQQSAGAFQGDIGITSELDPNENCPAAQTACKAAPSGGTPTDGGPHEPELSNQKLDAVTRYGMTVAVPARRNWTDPVVREGEQALAQAKCTSCHVAKVRTGVLDGYPALSNQTIRPFTDLLLHDMGPELADGRPDFEATGTEWRTSPLWGIGLTQVVSRHSFFLHDGRARGFAEAILWHGGEAAASREAFRTMPKVQREALIKFLESL from the coding sequence ATGGCCGAGATGATGCGCTTTCTGGATCGTCGCCGTCCGTTGGTTGGACTTGGCGTGCTCTCGGCCATTTCGCTCGTGTGGGCGTGCAGCTCGTCGTCCGGCGGCGATCCACCCCCCACCGTCGACGCGGGGACGGATGCCGGCATCGAGCCGGGGGCCGAGCTGCTCGGCGGCGAGACGACCATCGTCGACAGCACCAGCAACGCCTTCACCTTTGCGGCACGCAATCTGGATGACGACGCGCGCGGTGCGTTTGCGCTGGGTGACCACTTTTTCAACCGCAATTGGGTGACCGCCCCCGCGTCGGCCTCGGGCAACGATGGCCTGGGGCCCACGTTCAACGCGACGTCGTGCTCGGCGTGCCATTTCAAGGATGGCCCGGGTCGGCCGCCGACGTCGAACGACGAGAAGTTTCTCGGCCTGCTGATTCGATTGAGCATCCCCGGGCAAGACGCCCACGGCGGTCCGCTCGACGAGCCGAATTACGGCGGGCAATTCAACCACCAGGCCATCCTCAACGTGCCCTCGGAAGGCACCTCCAGCGTGTCCTACGTCGAGGTTCCGGGCACCTACGCCGATGGGGAGGCGTACAGTTTGCGCCGGCCGGAGTACAAGCTCGAGGGCGCCTTCGGTCCCTTCGCGTCCAGCATGATGACATCGCCGCGCGTCGCGCCGGCCATGATCGGGCTCGGCCTCCTGCAGGCCATCTCGGAGGAGACGCTCTCCGCGCTGGCGGACGAGAACGATCGCGATGGCGACGGCATTTCGGGCCGGCCGAACCACGTGTGGAACATCCGCGCGCAGAAAGCGACGGTGGGCCGATTCGGGTGGAAGGCGAACCAGCCGACCATCGAGCAGCAGAGCGCCGGTGCCTTCCAGGGCGACATCGGCATCACGTCGGAGCTCGATCCCAACGAGAATTGCCCCGCCGCGCAGACGGCCTGCAAAGCGGCGCCTTCGGGCGGTACGCCCACAGATGGGGGCCCGCACGAGCCGGAGTTGTCGAACCAAAAGCTCGATGCGGTCACCCGTTATGGGATGACCGTCGCCGTGCCCGCACGCCGCAATTGGACCGATCCGGTGGTGCGCGAGGGCGAGCAAGCCCTTGCGCAGGCGAAGTGCACCTCGTGCCACGTCGCCAAGGTTCGAACGGGCGTGCTCGACGGGTATCCGGCGCTGTCGAACCAGACCATCCGGCCTTTTACGGACTTGCTGCTCCACGACATGGGGCCGGAGCTCGCCGATGGCCGGCCCGATTTCGAGGCCACGGGTACGGAATGGCGCACGTCCCCGCTGTGGGGCATCGGCTTGACGCAGGTGGTGAGCAGGCACTCCTTTTTCCTGCACGATGGTCGCGCCCGTGGCTTCGCCGAGGCGATTCTCTGGCACGGGGGCGAGGCCGCGGCCTCGAGGGAGGCGTTCCGAACCATGCCGAAAGTTCAGCGAGAAGCCCTCATCAAATTCCTCGAGTCGCTGTAA